Proteins from a single region of Gordonia hongkongensis:
- a CDS encoding ABC transporter ATP-binding protein, whose product MLTRLVRTYLSRYRINVALVIVLQLLATIAMLYLPSLNADIIDNGVARGDTGYILRIGGWMLLVSVAQIIVTVTAQYFGARAALGVGRDIRGDLLHRVNSFSAREVGTFGAPSLITRTTNDVQQVQLLIVMSSAILVMAPIMCIGGIVMGVREAPALSWVIAIAVPILGVSMGAIIAKMIPGFRAMQERIDNVNRVLREQITGIRVVRAFVREDYERKRFAVANDDLADATLHVGRLMALMFPVVMVITNVTIVAVIWFGGHAVSDGSLEIGALTAVMSYVMQILMSVMMASFLAMMAPRAAVCAERISEVLATDTSVHPPTEPVGFATHPGTVEFDAAEFRYPGADDPVLSGIDFRVEPGTTTAIVGSTGSGKTTLVGLVPRLIDTTSGTVRVGGTDVKRLDPDELRSVVGLVPQRPYLFSGTIRSNLLHGKADATDDEIWEALRIAQAEDFVSAMPDGLDTKVSQGGTTVSGGQRQRLAIARALIRRPAIYLFDDSFSALDLTTDARLRAALRPATRDAAVIVVAQRISTIVDAEQIVVLDRGRVVGLGTHDDLRQSCPTYAEIVESQMAMEERS is encoded by the coding sequence ATGCTGACCCGACTCGTCCGCACCTACCTCTCCCGGTACCGCATCAACGTCGCGCTCGTCATCGTGCTGCAACTGCTGGCGACCATCGCGATGCTGTACCTGCCGAGCCTCAACGCCGACATCATCGACAACGGCGTCGCCCGCGGGGACACCGGTTACATCCTGCGCATCGGCGGCTGGATGCTGCTGGTGAGCGTCGCCCAGATCATCGTGACGGTGACCGCGCAGTACTTCGGCGCGCGCGCCGCGCTCGGGGTCGGGCGCGACATCCGGGGCGACCTACTGCATCGGGTGAACTCCTTCTCCGCACGCGAGGTCGGCACGTTCGGCGCGCCGTCACTGATCACCCGCACCACCAACGACGTCCAGCAGGTGCAGCTGCTCATCGTGATGAGCAGCGCGATCCTGGTGATGGCGCCGATCATGTGTATCGGCGGGATCGTCATGGGCGTCCGGGAGGCGCCGGCCCTGTCCTGGGTCATCGCCATCGCGGTGCCCATCCTCGGGGTGTCGATGGGGGCCATCATCGCGAAGATGATCCCCGGCTTCCGCGCGATGCAGGAACGGATCGACAACGTCAACCGCGTCCTGCGCGAGCAGATCACCGGCATCCGGGTTGTGCGGGCGTTCGTGCGAGAAGACTACGAACGCAAGCGTTTCGCTGTCGCCAACGACGACCTCGCCGACGCGACCCTGCACGTCGGCCGGTTGATGGCCCTGATGTTCCCGGTCGTCATGGTGATCACCAACGTCACCATCGTCGCGGTGATCTGGTTCGGCGGGCACGCGGTCTCCGACGGTTCGCTGGAGATCGGCGCACTGACCGCGGTGATGAGCTACGTGATGCAGATCCTGATGTCGGTGATGATGGCGTCGTTCCTGGCGATGATGGCCCCGCGCGCGGCGGTCTGCGCTGAACGCATCTCCGAGGTCCTCGCCACCGACACCTCGGTCCATCCGCCGACTGAACCGGTCGGTTTCGCCACCCACCCCGGTACGGTGGAGTTCGATGCCGCCGAGTTCCGCTATCCCGGCGCCGACGACCCGGTGTTGAGCGGCATCGACTTCCGCGTCGAGCCGGGCACCACGACCGCGATCGTCGGCTCGACGGGGTCGGGCAAGACCACCCTCGTCGGGCTGGTGCCGCGGCTGATCGACACGACCTCCGGCACGGTCCGGGTCGGCGGTACCGACGTCAAGCGGCTCGATCCCGACGAGCTCCGGTCGGTCGTCGGTCTGGTGCCCCAGCGGCCGTACCTGTTCTCGGGAACCATCCGCTCGAACCTGCTGCACGGTAAGGCCGACGCCACTGACGACGAGATCTGGGAGGCGCTGCGCATCGCGCAGGCGGAGGACTTCGTGTCCGCGATGCCCGACGGTCTGGACACCAAGGTGTCCCAGGGCGGGACGACCGTCTCCGGCGGGCAGCGGCAGCGCCTGGCGATCGCACGCGCCCTCATCCGGCGGCCCGCGATCTACCTCTTCGACGACTCGTTCTCCGCGCTCGACCTGACCACCGATGCGCGGCTGCGCGCCGCACTGCGCCCCGCCACCCGCGACGCCGCGGTCATCGTCGTGGCGCAACGCATCTCGACCATCGTCGACGCCGAGCAGATCGTCGTGCTCGATCGCGGCCGGGTCGTCGGGCTCGGTACCCACGACGACCTGCGGCAGTCGTGCCCGACCTACGCCGAGATCGTCGAATCGCAGATGGCGATGGAGGAGCGCTCATGA